The DNA sequence CTTTGAAACCTACGTTCGCCTTGTGCGTGAAGCGGTTGAAATGCTTAGGGGCGGCGATGCCGAAAAGCCTATCCAGACCCGTGTCGAAATTGGGGTGGATGCCTACCTGCCCGAGGATTACATCCAGGATGCTCTGACCCGCATCAATATGTACCAGCGAATTTCCCGTGTAAACCATGTGGACGACATTGTGGGCATTTCCCAGGAGCTGGAAGACCGTTTCGGTCCTGTTCCCGATGCAGCCAAGATGTTGCTCTTGGTAACGGAGCTTGGGCTTCTTGCTGGCCGCCTTAGAATTCAGGGCCTTGTGCAGCGCAAGGGTATGCTTGCAGCAACCTTTGCCGAAAATCCGCCGCCGGATGTCCGTATTATCAGTGAAATGTACGGCTTGGCCCAGTTCCCCATGCGAATCCTTGCTGGTTCTCCCATGCAGGTCGTCATTGAACTGGGGCGAGGTTCCGCAACGGACCTGGCCGAGAATGCCTTAAAGCAGTTCCGCGCATTCTCTGCAATCAAGGCTCAGTCTGTTACCATTCAGACCGGCTCCAAGCTTATTTAAATTTTCGGATTATTGCCAGAATGATTCGTCGGCATCGGTCTCGATGCGGACAAGTTCATCGGGGATTTCTGCAAGGGCGCTTAAGGTCGATTTCTTGCGGAAGCTGTCCTTGTGTATGGAATAGAGAACGTTCAGTTTCTGTGCGGCCTTTACCACGGAAATATCTCCGCCAAAGCGATGGAATACAACGGTGGGGGAATCCTTGCTGTTATCAAACCCGGCATTTCTCAGGATACTGATAATCCGGTGGTAGTCTCCCACACAATGAATTTGGATGCTTCGTTTCAGTTGGAATGCAAGCTCCGCCTGCCGCATAAGGATTCGTTCCTGGACGCCGCCGGGTTCGTATCCTTCAAACCGCTTGTCCAGTCCGCATTCTCCTACCTGGAAGTTTCCGCCCCCTCGAAGAATGGCTTCAAGCAGCCGCAGGTCCTTCTCTTCCGTGGAGCTTGCAATCATGGGGTGGATTCCGAATGTATAACGCACCTTTCCGGCGGTTACCTCGGCTTTGCCGCCACCGTATTCCAGTTCGTCCCTTAGTTTCAACGTCCTGATCCATTCCCAGGGCTCGCAGGCGATTGCGTTGAAGCCGGTTCCGGTCTCCAGCAGGTCCCCAGCAAGCTCTTTTGCCATAGGCAATCGGGTCAAATGGATGTGAAAGTCTTCCATGGCCCATAATATAGACTAGATAAACCACATTTTTTAGCAAATAATCAAAAATAATGCTTGTTTTTCTTTAAGAAAATGCATAATTTAGGGGAAAAGTTTGTTGAATGCGTAATAAAGGAGTTTTTATGCGCGATCTGCTGGAAAAAGCATTGAATAAGGGTCTTAGTGTTTCTTTTTCTAATG is a window from the Fibrobacter sp. genome containing:
- a CDS encoding TatD family hydrolase, translated to MEDFHIHLTRLPMAKELAGDLLETGTGFNAIACEPWEWIRTLKLRDELEYGGGKAEVTAGKVRYTFGIHPMIASSTEEKDLRLLEAILRGGGNFQVGECGLDKRFEGYEPGGVQERILMRQAELAFQLKRSIQIHCVGDYHRIISILRNAGFDNSKDSPTVVFHRFGGDISVVKAAQKLNVLYSIHKDSFRKKSTLSALAEIPDELVRIETDADESFWQ